Proteins from a single region of Syngnathus typhle isolate RoL2023-S1 ecotype Sweden linkage group LG10, RoL_Styp_1.0, whole genome shotgun sequence:
- the sri gene encoding sorcin isoform X2 produces the protein MAYAGYGAAPGGMQQQQQQDPLYGYFAAVAGQDGQISADELQRCLTQSGISGTYQPFNIDTCRLMINMLDRDMSGTMGFHEFKDLWQALNAWKNIFMSFDRDRSGTVEGQEMQQAIKSLGYNLSPNGMNMIMKRYGINGRIPFDDFVSCCVRLRGLTDHFRRRDTSQNGSANFQYDDFIQVTMSM, from the exons ATGGCTTATGCGGGATACGGAGCCGCTCCGGGAGGAATG cagcagcagcagcagcaggatccTCTTTATGGATACTTTGCGGCCGTCGCTGGGCAA GACGGCCAGATCTCCGCAGATGAGCTGCAACGATGCCTCACTCAGTCCGGCATCTCTGGCACTTATCAAc CCTTCAACATAGATACCTGCAGACTGATGATCAACATGCTGGAT CGAGACATGTCGGGCACCATGGGCTTTCACGAGTTCAAAGACCTGTGGCAGGCGCTCAACGCCTGGAAGAACATTTTCATGTCCTTTGACCGCGACCGCAGTGGCACGGTGGAAGGTCAGGAGATGCAGCAGGCCATCAAGTCGCTGG GTTACAATCTGAGCCCCAACGGTATGAACATGATAATGAAGCGCTACGGCATCAACGGACGAATCCCCTTTGACGATTTTGTGAGCTGTTGCGTTCGACTCCGAGGCTTGACCG ATCACTTCAGACGCCGTGACACAAGTCAAAATGGCTCCGCCAACTTCCAATATGATGAT TTTATCCAGGTGACCATGAGCATGTGA
- the sri gene encoding sorcin isoform X1: MAYAGYGAAPGGMQQQQQQQDPLYGYFAAVAGQDGQISADELQRCLTQSGISGTYQPFNIDTCRLMINMLDRDMSGTMGFHEFKDLWQALNAWKNIFMSFDRDRSGTVEGQEMQQAIKSLGYNLSPNGMNMIMKRYGINGRIPFDDFVSCCVRLRGLTDHFRRRDTSQNGSANFQYDDFIQVTMSM, from the exons ATGGCTTATGCGGGATACGGAGCCGCTCCGGGAGGAATG cagcagcagcagcagcagcaggatccTCTTTATGGATACTTTGCGGCCGTCGCTGGGCAA GACGGCCAGATCTCCGCAGATGAGCTGCAACGATGCCTCACTCAGTCCGGCATCTCTGGCACTTATCAAc CCTTCAACATAGATACCTGCAGACTGATGATCAACATGCTGGAT CGAGACATGTCGGGCACCATGGGCTTTCACGAGTTCAAAGACCTGTGGCAGGCGCTCAACGCCTGGAAGAACATTTTCATGTCCTTTGACCGCGACCGCAGTGGCACGGTGGAAGGTCAGGAGATGCAGCAGGCCATCAAGTCGCTGG GTTACAATCTGAGCCCCAACGGTATGAACATGATAATGAAGCGCTACGGCATCAACGGACGAATCCCCTTTGACGATTTTGTGAGCTGTTGCGTTCGACTCCGAGGCTTGACCG ATCACTTCAGACGCCGTGACACAAGTCAAAATGGCTCCGCCAACTTCCAATATGATGAT TTTATCCAGGTGACCATGAGCATGTGA
- the sri gene encoding sorcin isoform X3 → MAYAGYGAAPGGMQQQQQDPLYGYFAAVAGQDGQISADELQRCLTQSGISGTYQPFNIDTCRLMINMLDRDMSGTMGFHEFKDLWQALNAWKNIFMSFDRDRSGTVEGQEMQQAIKSLGYNLSPNGMNMIMKRYGINGRIPFDDFVSCCVRLRGLTDHFRRRDTSQNGSANFQYDDFIQVTMSM, encoded by the exons ATGGCTTATGCGGGATACGGAGCCGCTCCGGGAGGAATG cagcagcagcagcaggatccTCTTTATGGATACTTTGCGGCCGTCGCTGGGCAA GACGGCCAGATCTCCGCAGATGAGCTGCAACGATGCCTCACTCAGTCCGGCATCTCTGGCACTTATCAAc CCTTCAACATAGATACCTGCAGACTGATGATCAACATGCTGGAT CGAGACATGTCGGGCACCATGGGCTTTCACGAGTTCAAAGACCTGTGGCAGGCGCTCAACGCCTGGAAGAACATTTTCATGTCCTTTGACCGCGACCGCAGTGGCACGGTGGAAGGTCAGGAGATGCAGCAGGCCATCAAGTCGCTGG GTTACAATCTGAGCCCCAACGGTATGAACATGATAATGAAGCGCTACGGCATCAACGGACGAATCCCCTTTGACGATTTTGTGAGCTGTTGCGTTCGACTCCGAGGCTTGACCG ATCACTTCAGACGCCGTGACACAAGTCAAAATGGCTCCGCCAACTTCCAATATGATGAT TTTATCCAGGTGACCATGAGCATGTGA
- the snrnp48 gene encoding U11/U12 small nuclear ribonucleoprotein 48 kDa protein: protein MSDVLKTTTLQERMEHLQELLEFTEQCQKQIQDLYDALGWSPDNDPDKEPMELCPYDPGHRVPVRSMERHKASCYLRKMGYSSDEQAEMCDTSSCYVNTSVRSYSMDKILQNQVILQARAAAPLMKMEGVFWQGHYSYQPVDVPQNHKRAVCDLTVADRLALYDHVIGVLNQEKTVAASGNEELYVDLVSKLKKAEEQNEPKTHLELMAEMRDYKRRRQSYRAKNVHITKKSYTEVIREVIHVHSDELARQWKEEHEEEDKGKKQEADEAREGKSQRRRTDERRSLSSESRRSRSRRHRSHERSRERESKKKKRKRDSRSPEDRHHHSSKKKKKKRNERGRSDSS, encoded by the exons ATGTCGGACGTTTTGAAAACCACAACCCTGCAGGAGCGAATGGAACACCTGCAGGAGTTGTTGGAGTTTACGGAACAGTGCCAGAAACAGATACAAGACCTGTACGATGCACTGGGCTGGTCACCGGACAACGACCCGGATAAG GAACCGATGGAGCTGTGCCCCTACGATCCCGGCCATCGCGTCCCTGTCCGCAGCATGGAGAGACACAAAGCTTCATGTTACCTCAGAAAAATGGGCTACTCTTCTGACGAGCAG GCCGAAATGTGCGACACTTCCTCATGTTACGTCAACACCAGCGTGCGCAGCTATTCCATGG ACAAAATCCTTCAGAACCAGGTGATCCTACAAGCCAGAGCTGCTGCTCCACTCATGAAGATGGAGGGTGTGTTCTGGCAAG GTCATTACTCCTACCAGCCCGTGGACGTGCCGCAAAACCACAAGCGAGCCGTCTGCGACCTCACTGTGGCCGACCGGCTGGCGCTGTACGACCACGTGATCGGCGTCCTCAACCAAGAGAAGACCGTCGCCGCTTCAGGCAATGAGGAGCTCTACGTAGATCTGgtgtccaagctgaagaagg CTGAAGAACAGAACGAACCAAAGACGCATTTGGAGCTGATGGCGGAGATGCGGGACTACAAGAGACGGCGGCAGTCCTACCGAGCCAAGAACGTCCACATCACCAAAAAGTCCTACACGGAG GTTATCAGAGAAGTCATCCATGTCCACTCGGACGAGCTCGCCAGACAGTGGAAGGAAGAGCATGAAGAGGAGgacaaggggaaaaaacaagAGGCGGATGAGGCCAGAGAAGGAAAATCCCAAAG GCGTCGGACGGACGAAAGGCGTTCTTTGTCCTCGGAGTCCCGCAGATCACGTAGCAGACGCCACCGTAGCCACGAGAGGAGTCGCGAGAGAGaaagcaagaagaagaaaaggaagag AGATTCACGCTCCCCAGAGGACAGACACCACCACAgcagcaagaagaagaaaaagaaaaggaatgaGCGAGGAAGGAGTGACAGTTCTTGA
- the zgc:113232 gene encoding collagen alpha-1(XI) chain — translation MGAFGDKASSPWTLLVLLLCIVNCALCQEDYSGNHSGEDQTFEGSILDPYDHLRPPQPESSHGYDEDQNPEEDDYDPYGPAPTQVTMITEDAFPYVTTTESHYAKEDKLGRRKVPFRPQRPDDSEEEFDGNAGLGEEGPTECDCEPGEPGFAGFAGPKGLRGHQGKMGAPGHQGREGYKGSKGVHGRRGDAGPVGDPGPEGEDGGSGFIGGMGEPGLIGDRGERGGPGLKGDAGMEGPRGGVGGPGNLGSRGDPGTPGSSGGKGPKGSVGEEGKVGVQGQDGSKGQTGAPGFPGDIGDRGYNGYFGQPGGRGPAGTKGTQGLGGIPGSDGDPGEDGPIGVPGLMGEPGFFGVKGSKGEPGVRGPRGRVGSLGPAGEQGDAGIPGKPGPTGLQGPIGPKGETGPDGDTGAKGRVGIKGQKGQKGSLGDRGDKGERGPKGAVGRLGNAGPVGPPGVPGTRGARGPIGDSGVKGQAGPKGVQGSIGPGLSDEQVLQLCRGVVTAQISQYAASIRAKCTQGCPINNRMLIGPPGTKGPSGPPGKTGKAGRAGSKGGRGVQGDRGLEGEKGSQGERGKKGPKGIVGDPGKGFQGLDGPQGVPGFPGEPGVAKNGMEGPRGARGFPGRMGITGMVGIAGVPGFCEARDCSIHAPVMRKEQGLVKGPTAQLLN, via the exons ATGGGAGCCTTCGGTGACAAG gcGTCCTCGCCGTGGACGCTGCTCGTCCTGCTGCTGTGCATCGTCAACTGCGCTCTCTGCCAGGAAGACTATTCCGGAAACCACTCGG GTGAGGATCAGACCTTTGAAGGCTCCATCCTGGACCCCTATGACCACTTGAGGCCCCCGCAGCCAG AGTCTTCCCACGGTTACGACGAGGACCAGAATCCAGAGGAGGATGACTACGACCCCTACGGGCCCGCCCCCACCCAGGTCACCATGATCACAGAGGACGCCTTCCCCTACGTTACCACCACGGAGTCGCATTACGCCAAGGAGGACAAGCTGGGTAGGAGGAAG GTCCCATTCAGGCCCCAACGACCTGACGACTCAGAAGAGGAGTTCGATGGCAACGCAGGACTCGGCGAGGAGGGTCCCACCGAGTGCGACTGTGAGCCGGGAGAACCAGGATTTGCCGGTTTTGCTGGACCCAAG GGCTTGCGGGGCCACCAGGGTAAAATGGGAGCGCCAGGACACCAAGGCAGAGAG GGTTATAAAGGATCAAAAGGAGTACATGGCCGAAGAGGAGATGCTGGTCCAGTG GGTGATCCCGGACCCGAAGGCGAAGATGGTGGTTCAGGTTTTATTGGCGGCATG GGAGAACCAGGACTTATAGGTGACCGGGGTGAGCGTGGCGGGCCGGGTCTGaag GGTGATGCCGGCATGGAAGGACCCCGAGGAGGAGTTGGAGGGCCTGGTAACTTA ggTTCCCGTGGTGATCCTGGCACCCCGGGATCAAGTGGAGGTAAAGGTCCCAAG GGTTCCGTGGGTGAAGAGGGCAAAGTAGGAGTTCAAGGACAAGATGGAAGCAAG GGTCAGACTGGAGCGCCCGGGTTCCCAGGAGACATTGGCGACAGAGGATATAAT GGTTATTTTGGCCAGCCTGGTGGCCGCGGACCCGCTGGAACAAAG GGTACCCAAGGTCTTGGTGGCATTCCAGGCAGCGATGGTGACCCTGGAGAAGAT GGTCCCATAGGTGTCCCGGGTCTGATGGGAGAGCCAGGTTTCTTCGGGGTTAAG GGAAGCAAAGGCGAGCCCGGCGTTCGAGGACCTCGAGGCAGAGTGGGCTCTCTG GGTCCCGCAGGTGAGCAAGGAGATGCTGGGATACCTGGCAAACCAGGACCAACAGGTCTCCAGGGACCCATC GGGCCCAAAGGCGAGACCGGACCAGACGGGGACACG GGTGCGAAGGGTAGGGTAGGGATCAAGggacaaaaaggacaaaag GGGTCACTTGGTGACCGTGGGGACAAAGGAGAG CGTGGTCCAAAAGGTGCAGTTGGTCGACTCGGCAATGCCGGCCCCGTGGGTCCTCCTGGCGTCCCGGGGACCCGAGGAGCCCGCGGCCCCATTGGAGATTCGGGTGTCAAAGGCCAAGCCGGACCCAAAGGCGTGCAAGGTTCCATT GGTCCCGGGTTGTCAGATGAGCAGGTGCTGCAGCTGTGCCGCGGCGTGGTTACAGCTCAGATCTCGCAGTACGCCGCCTCCATTCGGGCCAAGTGCACGCAAGGCTGCCCCATCAACAACCGTATGCTCATCGGACCCCCTGGAACCAAAGGACCCTCGGGACCGCCCGGCAAAACT GGCAAAGCGGGTAGAGCTGGATCTAAGGGAGGCCGTGGTGTTCAGGGAGACCGAGGCCTAGAGGGAGAGAAAGGATCACAGGGAGAACGAG GCAAAAAGGGTCCTAAAGGAATTGTAGGTGATCCAGGAAAAGGCTTCCAGGGACTTGATGGACCACAAGGGGTCCCTG GTTTTCCGGGTGAGCCCGGCGTTGCCAAAAATGGCATGGAAGGTCCACGCGGTGCCCGCGGGTTCCCGGGTCGGATGGGTATCACCGGGATGGTGGGAATCGCCGGCGTTCCGGGTTTCTGCGAGGCTCGAGACTGCAGCATCCACGCGCCGGTGATGCGCAAAGAGCAGGGTCTGGTTAAGGGACCGACCGCGCAGCTCCTCAACTAA
- the cfap418 gene encoding cilia- and flagella-associated protein 418, whose translation MDDDLDELLDEVEKKFCRNISVSPASSKGGKDRDERPRNVGCEQKINSITEDIDAALKELQDEDHSDATWAKTVPPHKGHLDEQIHSQPGGRKCCPVYLGGSGVAKGVGTAASKRSCDQLRCTSCDFRVLTFDDCEWDSSCDYLFLRNNMPDHGKLGAKLRKRKGVRAYACQCSWFAVSEATDVSMQPQLRWACARHPA comes from the exons ATGGACGACGACCTGGACGAGCTGTTGGACGAGGTGGAAAAGAAGTTCTGTCGCAACATTTCCGtcagccctgcgagctccaagGGCGGTAAAGACAGGGACGAGCGCCCGCGGAATGTCGG ATGTGAACAGAAGATAAACAGCATCACGGAGGACATTGATGCTGCCTTGAAGGAATTACAAGACGAAGACCATAGTGATGCGACCTGGGCTAAG ACCGTGCCACCTCACAAAGGACACCTGGACGAGCAGATTCATTCTCAACCAGGAGGGAGAAA GTGCTGTCCCGTTTACCTAGGAGGGAGCGGGGTAGCGAAAGGAGTTGGAACGGCCGCTTCCAAGAG GTCATGTGACCAGCTGAGGTGCACTTCCTGCGACTTCCGGGTGTTGACGTTTGACGACTGCGAGTGGGACTCGTCGTGCGATTACCTCTTCCTCAG GAATAACATGCCTGATCATGGGAAGCTGGGAGCCAAGCTGAGAAAGAGGAAGGGCGTCCGGGCGTACGCTTGCCAGTGCAGCTGGTTCGCCGTGTCGGAGGCCACGGACGTGTCGATGCAGCCGCAGCTCAGATGGGCGTGCGCAAGACACCCGGcctaa
- the wdr73 gene encoding WD repeat-containing protein 73 isoform X2, translating into MEVSQFDELIDDWFIESLKTYRDLHVYQLEFPTRVIEWTSGKTICVAGYNKSSKNEILELTLPQKLFAEENKGLCAERDFKVLHGGFSPGPVSVLKHIPGTRLIVTNDGLTSDLHVWNLGGDDSDVITKVASFPDSKESSGGVKMAARLRPQPEVLHGGRGNDVRLTQLTTGQTLYQLASACEERVTSLHFLSDAVFLAACANGDVLTVDTRTSAPPQLAPAPPSDHSDVWWADVAGFGLVRVSSSGRAAVSDPRDPGAVVRRAQLAVGTLRGGSDDVNVSWAPALDDIVAVSGFGSSVQIYDTSSWGADGRDARPLFEHRGHAVCSPQSSSQAEGGAVAVTHHIWHPKERRTLVSAADDTSLHVWDWIQQSHSR; encoded by the exons ATGGAAGTTTCCCAATTTGACGAATTAATAGACGACTGGTTTATCGAATCTTTGAAAAC ATACAGAGACCTTCATGTGTATCAGCTGGAGTTTCCCACCCGAGTCATAGAGTGGACTTCAGGGAAAA CCATCTGTGTGGCAGGTTACAACAAATCCagcaaaaatgaaattttggagctCACTTTGCCTCAAAAACTCTTTGCAGAAGAAAACAAG GGTCTCTGTGCCGAACGGGATTTCAAAGTCCTCCACGGTGGATTTTCTCCCGGTCCCGTCAGCGTTCTCAAACATATCCCAGGAACGAG gctgATTGTGACTAACGACGGCCTGACCTCCGACCTGCACGTCTGGAACCTCGGGGGCGATGACAGCG ATGTCATTACAAAGGTGGCGAGCTTCCCGGATTCCAAGGAAAGCTCGGGTGgcgtcaaaatggccgcccggcTCCGGCCGCAACCGGAGGTTCTTCACGGGGGTCGGGGCAACGACGTTAGGCTGACCCAGCTCACCACAGGACAGACGCTCTACCAGCTCG CGTCAGCTTGCGAGGAGCGTGTGACCAGTTTGCACTTTTTAAGCGACGCCGTCTTCTTGGCCGCCTGCGCCAACGGCGACGTTCTCACCGTGGACACGCGGACGTCGGCGCCTCCTCAGCTGGCACCCGCCCCCCCATCCGACCATTCTGACGTGTGGTGGGCGGACGTGGCCGGCTTTGGGCTGGTCCGTGTGTCGTCATCCGGGCGGGCGGCGGTGTCGGACCCGAGGGACCCGGGGGCCGTTGTGCGTCGGGCTCAGCTAGCGGTAGGCACGTTGCGTGGCGGTTCGGATGACGTCAACGTGTCGTGGGCGCCGGCGTTGGATGACATCGTCGCTGTGTCAG GTTTCGGCAGCTCGGTCCAAATCTACGACACGTCCTCGTGGGGAGCGGACGGCCGTGACGCCCGTCCACTTTTCGAGCATCGCGGCCATGCCGTGTGTTCTCCGCAATCGTCCAGTCAAGCTGAAGGTGGCGCTGTTGCCGTCACTCATCACATTTGGCATCCCAAAGAGCGCAGGACGCTGGTGTCTGCCGCTGACGACACATCGCTGCACGTGTGGGACTGGATCCAGCAATCGCACTCCAGGTAA
- the wdr73 gene encoding WD repeat-containing protein 73 isoform X1: MDWTYGPGGPGNHPNYPAGGNMPSSYGYEMSSNYLPPGFPCAFPPPQHPPLGYFPPVPPPLPTYPPAVPTFNWNPPQTDFQPRSEVLPEAPVDEKALQRNQDEQWLSRFLQRRSRETKEEARTAKSRSHPEFGAVLRDAAALASHLSDSCRNLTDKLQEDGAAWSAAHGDALRLKQDLQDKLASLAEELEAKKRHVTRVRERRRKSKQKAEMLRAEREARRAEKESLVDKWRLRQIHQAEEEKKERELKLAADSVLCEVRKKQSDIKRMQDILRSLEKLRRLRKDAATRRGVNTGEEEDTAFQRQLDELRRVIKARTNIYTTEEKALTVMLDSVQEEERRALKKERERRQKHKMDAMLFGEEAPVDPALRPYAEYYAQAESSLHALLHVRRQWDIFLVPDDHCDGTTVPPGWILPQSPSSSAWAVALVD; encoded by the coding sequence atggactggaCGTACGGCCCCGGCGGGCCTGGGAACCACCCAAATTACCCCGCCGGCGGAAACATGCCGAGCAGCTATGGGTACGAAATGTCCTCCAATTATCTTCCCCCTGGATTTCCTTGCGCTTTCCCACCTCCGCAACATCCTCCTTTGGGCTACTTCCCCCCCGTTCCCCCTCCGCTTCCGACGTACCCGCCAGCGGTCCCGACTTTTAACTGGAATCCTCCGCAAACTGACTTCCAGCCACGCAGTGAGGTTCTTCCTGAGGCTCCTGTTGATGAAAAAGCCCTCCAGAGGAATCAGGATGAGCAATGGCTGAgccgttttttacaaagaagatCTAGAGAGACGAAGGAAGAAGCTCGAACGGCGAAGTCGCGATCTCATCCAGAATTCGGAGCCGTCTTGCGTGATGCCGCTGCTCTGGCTTCCCACTTGTCCGATTCCTGCCGAAACCTCACTGACAAGCTGCAGGAGGACGGCGCCGCTTGGTCCGCTGCCCACGGAGACGCCTTACGACTAAAACAGGACCTCCAGGATAAACTGGCGAGCCTGGCGGAGGAACTGGAAGCGAAGAAGCGGCACGTGACCCGGGTGCGAGAGCGGCGGCGGAAAAGCAAGCAGAAAGCCGAGATGTTGCGAGCCGAGCGGGAGGCGCGGCGAGCCGAGAAAGAGAGCCTTGTGGACAAATGGCGGCTGCGTCAAATCCACCAagcggaggaggagaagaaggagcgCGAGTTGAAGCTGGCGGCAGACTCGGTCCTGTGTGAGGTCCGCAAGAAGCAGAGCGACATCAAGCGCATGCAGGACATCCTGCGCTCGCTGGAGAAGCTACGGCGCCTACGCAAGGACGCCGCCACCCGCAGAGGGGTGAATACCGGCGAGGAGGAGGACACGGCCTTCCAGCGCCAACTGGACGAGCTGCGGCGAGTCATCAAGGCCAGGACCAATATCTACACAACGGAGGAAAAGGCGCTGACGGTGATGCTGGACAGCGTGCAGGAGGAAGAGCGGCGAGCGCTCAAGAAGGAAAGGGAGAGGCGGCAAAAGCACAAAATGGACGCCATGCTGTTCGGCGAGGAGGCGCCCGTCGACCCCGCCCTGCGGCCGTACGCCGAGTACTACGCCCAGGCGGAGTCCTCGCTGCACGCTTTGCTTCACGTACGGCGACAGTGGGACATCTTCCTGGTGCCCGACGATCATTGTGACGGCACCACTGTCCCGCCGGGATGGATCCTGCCCCAGTCGCCGTCCAGCTCGGCCTGGGCGGTCGCTCTGGTGGACTGA